GTCCACAGCATTCTCCGCCGACTTACGACCTTTGACACCTTCATTGCATTCTCCCCGCTTTCGCTCGTATAGACATGATCTCTTATCTTCATGACTATTCGGGACAAACAGGGGTTAGAACAAGCCTTATAGAAGCGTTACTTCCCGGCCTCTTCTTGACCGGCATCCTCTGCCAAGGCTGCAGGGATGTTCTCCCCATATTCATTAAGCGGGCTAAGCTTCAGTGCAACCTGTGTTTTGCCGTTATTCTTGGATTCCGTCTGCTCTGTGACATAACCTTCTCCATCGATAGTAATTCCCACCTTCAGCAGGTTAAGAATCTCCAGCGCATCACGCAGGGATTGGCCGCGCAGGTCAGGAAGTGTCAGATTATCGCCCTGCTCGCTAATCAGATAGATCCGCTGTCCGGCGGTAAGTGTGGTATCCTTCTCAGGGTACTGGCTGACCACGTTTGCCCCTTGTCCCACCGCTTCGAAATCAAAACCCTGATTAATGAGCTGCTGCCTGGCAGCCTTTACGGTCTTGCCGGTGAGGTCCGGCGCCTTGCGCTGCACCACAGCCTGAGCCTTCGGCGTCTTCTTGCTGTCAGGATTGGCGACATCGCCTGCTTTGGGCACGCCCATATAAGGAAGCGCCTGCGATACAATCTCCTTGAAGACCGGACCTGCCGCCGCACCGCCGCCGGCCGCATCGGCAGGCTCGTCAATCGTTACGAATACTACAATCTTCGGGTCATTCGCCGGTGCGTACCCCAGGAATGAGGAACGAACCTTATCCCGGTCATATCCGCCCTTGCCGTCAGGCTTGATGGCCGTCCCCGTCTTGCCTGCCACCCGATATCCTTCGATGAAGGCATGTCTGCCGGTTCCGATCTGCTGGTCAGCCACCACCTGCTCCAGATAGCTGCCTGTCTCCCGGGCACTGGCTTCCGAGAGTACCTGACGCACAACCTCCGGCTGGGTAACTGTCGTCTTACCGGTATTCGGATCGGTAATCTCCTTCACCACATGCGGCACCATCAGCTTGCCGCCATTCGCAATTGCCGCCATAGCGGTAAGCTGCTGAATCGGGGTGACCAGCAGCTTACCATGACCATAAGCAAGCGTAGCATTCTCAATCGGACGGTTCGGGTCCGGGTTAACCAGCCCGGTGATTTCTCCCGGGAGGTCAATCCCTGTCTTCTCACTAAAACCAAAATCATTGATATACTTCAGCAGCCTGTCCTTGCCCAGCATCTCGTAACCGAACTTAACAAAAGCCACGTTACTGGACCGTTTGACCCCATCCAAGAAGCTGATTGTGCCGTATCCGGCCCGGTTCATATCATAGATCGGCTTGCTGTATCCCTTAATCCGGATAGATCCGGAATGGACGGAAGCATTCGGATCGAACAGCTTCTCCTGCACCGCTCCCGCCAGCGGCACAATCTTGAACGTAGACCCCGGCTCGAACCTTGTCATGATTGCATGGTTGAAGAAGCCTGCGGCGTCCTGATTGAGGTCAAAGTATTCATTGGGGTTAAAGGTCGGCATATTCGCCAGCCCCAGAATCTCCATCGTCTTGGGATCAGCAGCAATGACACTGATCGATTTCGGCCGGTACTCGGCATATGCCTTCTTCATCGCCTCTTCAATATAGTACTGAATCGTGCTGTCAATCGTCAGCTTGAAGTTGCTTCCGTTCACCACCGGCTGGAATGTATCCTTGGAATCCGGCAGCTTGACCCCTTTGCCG
This region of Paenibacillus sp. FSL K6-1096 genomic DNA includes:
- a CDS encoding penicillin-binding transpeptidase domain-containing protein, producing MVKRIKLRTLFIGGCITLFFLVLVGRVFWIQVLNAEKWQETAAEQWAHTSTIKAVRGVIADRNGNVLASDVPAYTVVVNPEVIAEKKIGDEVIQGLHELLGKPVDELKKLVEAKDKEGKYLTNREIRNEGWKVDEEMKDKVTAFVEKLKKEHNTLETGVGLVREQKRYYPKGSLAAHILGYTDRDGTARMGLEKLMDTQLAGVDGKLYYQSDGKGVKLPDSKDTFQPVVNGSNFKLTIDSTIQYYIEEAMKKAYAEYRPKSISVIAADPKTMEILGLANMPTFNPNEYFDLNQDAAGFFNHAIMTRFEPGSTFKIVPLAGAVQEKLFDPNASVHSGSIRIKGYSKPIYDMNRAGYGTISFLDGVKRSSNVAFVKFGYEMLGKDRLLKYINDFGFSEKTGIDLPGEITGLVNPDPNRPIENATLAYGHGKLLVTPIQQLTAMAAIANGGKLMVPHVVKEITDPNTGKTTVTQPEVVRQVLSEASARETGSYLEQVVADQQIGTGRHAFIEGYRVAGKTGTAIKPDGKGGYDRDKVRSSFLGYAPANDPKIVVFVTIDEPADAAGGGAAAGPVFKEIVSQALPYMGVPKAGDVANPDSKKTPKAQAVVQRKAPDLTGKTVKAARQQLINQGFDFEAVGQGANVVSQYPEKDTTLTAGQRIYLISEQGDNLTLPDLRGQSLRDALEILNLLKVGITIDGEGYVTEQTESKNNGKTQVALKLSPLNEYGENIPAALAEDAGQEEAGK